A single Natranaerobius thermophilus JW/NM-WN-LF DNA region contains:
- a CDS encoding YceD family protein encodes MKVLLNALKSAPEGTKKYQREVHPPQDLKNSVQPAKVDFTATYTGNGILITGQLETTYDTNCDRCLKPAKKEISINFQEEFRQMESSQLDQDEEDQEEEDDEKEVVLDSEDLNVDYFSGNELDLTDLFRQMLILAIPPKVVCQEDCPGLCPHCGVDLSSKKCQCKGMDIDPRMAKLQELKKDL; translated from the coding sequence ATGAAGGTATTATTAAATGCTTTAAAAAGTGCACCTGAAGGAACTAAGAAGTATCAAAGGGAGGTACATCCACCTCAAGATTTAAAAAACAGTGTACAACCCGCTAAAGTTGATTTTACGGCGACTTATACGGGAAACGGAATTTTAATTACGGGACAACTTGAAACAACATACGACACCAACTGTGATCGCTGTTTAAAGCCAGCAAAAAAAGAGATATCCATTAATTTTCAAGAAGAGTTTCGCCAGATGGAAAGCAGTCAATTAGATCAGGATGAAGAAGACCAAGAGGAAGAAGATGATGAGAAAGAAGTTGTCTTAGACAGTGAAGATCTAAATGTGGATTATTTTAGTGGAAATGAATTAGATCTAACAGACTTATTCAGACAGATGTTAATTTTAGCGATTCCTCCAAAAGTTGTATGTCAAGAAGACTGTCCTGGTTTATGTCCACATTGCGGAGTGGATTTGTCATCAAAAAAATGTCAGTGTAAAGGGATGGACATTGACCCTCGGATGGCTAAACTGCAAGAGTTAAAAAAAGATTTATAG
- the fabD gene encoding ACP S-malonyltransferase: MKKLGFLFPGQGAQYVGMGKFLYDNYQPAQKIFETAGEVLGFDIKDKIFNGTKEDLRKTELTQPAILTTSVASATVLQEQGLAPQGAAGLSLGEYSSLVIAGSIKFEDALVIVQRRGQYMQEAVPEGKGKMVSVLGLEDKQVEKACEMVRTETDKYVVPANYNSPKQIVISGEAEGVELAKEKCHELGAKRTKEVSVSAPFHCELLEPAAAKLKVELDQIEIKEPEIDVISNVTGEPFQTAQEVRENLIRQVKSPVLLHQSFTKMINMGYDGFIDVGPGNTMTKLLSKVDRKVYQTSVDKGNNLQELLSNKEDLLK, from the coding sequence ATGAAAAAACTAGGCTTTTTGTTTCCGGGCCAAGGTGCTCAATACGTAGGAATGGGAAAATTTCTATATGATAATTACCAACCAGCCCAAAAAATCTTCGAAACAGCAGGTGAAGTTCTGGGTTTTGATATAAAGGACAAGATTTTTAACGGAACAAAAGAAGATTTACGTAAAACAGAATTAACACAACCAGCTATTTTGACAACTTCAGTCGCTTCTGCTACGGTATTACAGGAACAAGGTTTGGCACCGCAAGGTGCTGCAGGGCTTAGTTTGGGAGAGTACAGTTCACTGGTGATAGCAGGATCCATCAAATTTGAAGATGCTCTTGTTATTGTTCAAAGAAGAGGACAATATATGCAAGAAGCCGTCCCTGAAGGTAAAGGCAAAATGGTATCTGTTTTAGGTTTAGAAGATAAACAGGTTGAAAAAGCTTGTGAAATGGTGAGAACAGAAACTGATAAATATGTGGTTCCTGCTAATTATAACAGTCCTAAGCAGATTGTCATCTCCGGAGAGGCCGAGGGTGTTGAATTGGCCAAAGAGAAATGTCATGAACTAGGTGCAAAAAGAACTAAAGAAGTTTCCGTAAGTGCGCCTTTTCATTGTGAATTACTTGAGCCAGCTGCAGCTAAACTAAAGGTAGAACTGGATCAAATTGAAATTAAAGAACCAGAAATTGATGTAATATCAAATGTGACTGGAGAACCTTTTCAAACGGCTCAAGAAGTCCGTGAAAATTTAATTAGACAGGTGAAATCCCCAGTGTTATTACATCAGTCGTTTACTAAAATGATTAACATGGGATATGATGGTTTTATCGATGTAGGTCCAGGTAACACTATGACGAAGCTTTTAAGTAAAGTTGACCGTAAGGTTTATCAGACTTCAGTTGATAAAGGAAATAATTTACAAGAATTGTTATCTAATAAGGAGGACCTGCTTAAATGA
- the fabF gene encoding beta-ketoacyl-ACP synthase II, with amino-acid sequence MNLNRVVVTGLGVISPNGLGKEQFWNALQNGSSGVDEITSFDTEEFSTKIAGEVLDFEATDFFSKKEARRMDRFVQFASAASQMAVDDAALEITDELKNSVGVSIGSGIGGLQTLEESHKKLMEKGPKRVSPLFIPMMIANMASGKVSIDLGAKGPNLTLVTACATAAHAIGESLRILQRGECDVMITGGSEATVTPLAIAGFGSMKALSTRNDDPQKASRPFDKNRDGFVMGEGAGVLVLETLDHAIKRNAPIYAEVAGFGMTGDAYHMTAPCPDSTGAIACMEEAIQDAGISKTEIQYINAHGTSTEYNDRLETLAIKEVFQEHAENLLVSSTKSMTGHLLGAAGGVESVATLLSMTNNYVHPTINLETHDPKCDLDYVPNEGRHAELDTTLVNNFGFGGTNASLIFKSLKD; translated from the coding sequence ATTAATTTGAACAGGGTTGTTGTGACTGGCTTGGGAGTTATCAGTCCTAACGGTTTAGGTAAAGAACAGTTTTGGAATGCACTACAAAATGGGAGCAGCGGAGTAGATGAAATCACATCTTTTGATACCGAAGAATTTTCAACAAAAATAGCTGGTGAAGTATTAGACTTTGAAGCCACAGACTTTTTTAGTAAAAAAGAAGCGAGGAGAATGGATAGGTTTGTTCAATTTGCGTCAGCTGCTAGTCAGATGGCTGTCGATGATGCAGCTCTTGAAATAACTGATGAATTGAAAAATTCAGTAGGAGTTTCTATAGGCTCAGGAATAGGTGGACTACAAACCTTAGAAGAAAGTCATAAAAAGCTAATGGAAAAAGGGCCTAAAAGAGTAAGCCCCTTATTTATTCCCATGATGATTGCTAATATGGCTTCGGGTAAGGTGTCAATAGATTTGGGTGCAAAAGGACCAAATTTGACTTTAGTAACTGCTTGTGCTACTGCTGCTCATGCTATCGGTGAATCGCTCAGAATACTTCAAAGGGGTGAATGTGATGTGATGATCACCGGAGGATCTGAAGCGACTGTCACACCTTTAGCTATTGCAGGATTTGGTTCTATGAAGGCATTATCAACGCGAAATGACGATCCCCAAAAAGCAAGTCGGCCCTTTGATAAAAATAGGGACGGATTTGTAATGGGAGAAGGAGCTGGAGTTTTAGTTCTGGAAACTCTAGATCATGCAATCAAAAGAAATGCACCTATCTATGCGGAAGTAGCAGGATTTGGCATGACAGGTGATGCTTATCATATGACTGCTCCTTGTCCAGATTCCACTGGAGCCATTGCTTGTATGGAAGAAGCCATTCAGGATGCTGGTATTTCAAAAACTGAAATTCAGTATATAAATGCTCACGGCACTTCCACCGAGTATAATGACAGATTAGAAACTTTAGCCATCAAAGAAGTTTTCCAAGAACATGCCGAAAATTTACTGGTAAGTTCAACCAAATCCATGACAGGCCACTTATTGGGGGCAGCAGGAGGGGTTGAAAGTGTAGCTACATTACTTTCAATGACAAATAATTATGTTCATCCGACTATAAATTTAGAAACTCATGACCCTAAATGTGACCTGGATTACGTACCCAATGAGGGACGCCATGCGGAACTAGATACTACTTTAGTGAATAATTTTGGCTTTGGTGGGACAAATGCTAGCTTAATTTTTAAAAGCTTGAAGGATTAA
- the plsX gene encoding phosphate acyltransferase PlsX translates to MRVALDAMGGDHAPKAPVKGALLAVQELQEISISLVGQKELIEQELSRIKSEDFDDDNIHIVDAREIISGEDNPTQAIREKKDSSLVKAMNLLKDNQVEAVVSAGNTGAFMAGGLLKLGRLANIKRPALAPVFPAFDGNGTVVLDVGATMDPKPEHLKDFAIMGSVYAEKVLGRERPRVGLINVGEEAGKGNQLTKESYSLLETAPINFCGNVEARELLSGDFDVVVCEGFMGNVLLKFMEGIGKGLFGTMKDEFTADFKSKLGAWMLKPRMKSLKSRFDYNEYGGAPFLGVNGILVKSHGSSNETAIKNAIVRQVYHFVNNEVLTAFSQEIEKGVETDE, encoded by the coding sequence ATTAGAGTAGCTTTAGATGCTATGGGTGGAGATCATGCCCCAAAAGCGCCTGTGAAAGGTGCTTTGTTAGCTGTACAAGAGTTACAAGAAATTTCGATTTCTCTTGTCGGTCAAAAAGAATTAATTGAACAAGAACTTTCTCGAATAAAAAGCGAAGATTTTGATGATGATAACATACATATAGTTGATGCACGGGAAATAATATCAGGTGAAGACAATCCAACTCAAGCAATTAGAGAAAAAAAAGACTCCTCCTTAGTAAAGGCCATGAACTTATTAAAAGATAATCAAGTAGAAGCTGTAGTTAGTGCTGGAAATACCGGGGCGTTTATGGCTGGAGGGTTGCTCAAACTCGGAAGACTAGCAAATATCAAAAGGCCTGCTTTAGCACCTGTTTTTCCAGCTTTTGATGGAAATGGGACTGTTGTATTAGACGTTGGTGCTACTATGGATCCTAAACCAGAACACTTAAAAGATTTTGCAATTATGGGAAGTGTTTATGCAGAAAAAGTACTTGGTCGTGAACGACCACGGGTGGGACTAATAAATGTAGGTGAAGAAGCAGGTAAAGGTAATCAACTTACTAAGGAAAGCTATAGTTTATTAGAGACTGCTCCTATTAACTTTTGTGGTAATGTGGAAGCCAGGGAATTGTTATCAGGTGATTTTGATGTGGTTGTATGTGAAGGTTTTATGGGAAATGTACTTCTCAAATTTATGGAAGGCATAGGAAAAGGACTTTTTGGGACAATGAAAGACGAATTTACTGCGGATTTTAAGAGTAAACTTGGAGCTTGGATGTTAAAACCTCGTATGAAGTCTCTTAAAAGTAGATTTGATTACAATGAGTATGGAGGAGCACCTTTTCTAGGAGTGAACGGAATTCTTGTGAAAAGTCACGGTTCCTCCAATGAAACCGCCATTAAAAATGCTATTGTGCGCCAAGTATATCATTTTGTCAATAACGAAGTTTTGACGGCTTTTTCACAGGAAATAGAGAAAGGGGTAGAAACTGATGAGTAA
- a CDS encoding beta-ketoacyl-ACP synthase III: MSNAKILATGKSVPDSIFTNEDLEKMVETSDSWITSRTGIKERRIADENTATSHLSVQAAEIALNKSGIEPADLDMIIVATVTPDMAFPSTACLVQDKLGADQACAFDLEAACTGFLYGLRIASQFIATDTHKYILVIGSETLSKIVDWEDRNTCVLFGDGAGAAVLGPVENGEEDKGLISFDLGADGSKGELLQQPAGGSLKPATLETVSSKEHFIKMNGNEVFKFAVKVIGDTTEKALKKIDKTTEDIDLFIPHQANQRIIDSATNRLGISKEKTFVNLQNYGNMSAASIPVALDEAIEENLIKEDDLVALVGFGGGLTWGSCLIKW, encoded by the coding sequence ATGAGTAATGCGAAAATACTGGCCACAGGAAAAAGTGTACCTGATTCAATTTTCACCAATGAAGATTTGGAGAAGATGGTGGAAACCAGTGATAGTTGGATCACATCAAGAACAGGCATCAAGGAACGTAGGATTGCAGATGAAAACACAGCTACGTCTCATTTGTCAGTACAAGCGGCCGAAATAGCTTTGAACAAATCTGGAATTGAACCAGCCGATTTGGATATGATCATTGTAGCTACGGTTACTCCTGACATGGCTTTCCCTTCTACGGCTTGCCTTGTTCAAGATAAATTAGGAGCTGATCAAGCATGTGCATTTGACTTGGAAGCTGCCTGTACAGGCTTTTTGTATGGATTGCGGATAGCCAGTCAGTTTATAGCTACTGATACCCATAAATATATCTTGGTTATAGGATCAGAAACCCTGTCCAAAATTGTTGATTGGGAAGATAGAAACACCTGCGTTCTTTTTGGTGATGGAGCCGGCGCAGCAGTACTTGGCCCTGTAGAGAATGGTGAAGAAGACAAAGGTTTGATCTCTTTTGATTTAGGTGCTGATGGCTCCAAGGGGGAATTATTGCAGCAACCTGCAGGAGGTTCCTTAAAGCCGGCTACATTAGAAACAGTTAGTAGTAAAGAGCATTTTATCAAAATGAATGGAAATGAAGTCTTTAAATTTGCTGTGAAAGTTATTGGTGATACAACGGAAAAGGCTTTGAAAAAAATTGACAAAACAACTGAAGATATTGATTTATTTATTCCTCATCAGGCAAATCAGAGAATTATTGATTCCGCTACTAATCGTCTTGGTATAAGTAAGGAGAAAACTTTTGTTAATCTACAAAATTATGGAAATATGTCAGCAGCTTCGATTCCGGTTGCTTTAGATGAAGCTATTGAAGAAAATTTAATAAAGGAAGATGACTTGGTTGCCTTAGTAGGTTTTGGTGGAGGTTTGACCTGGGGCTCTTGTCTCATTAAATGGTAG
- the fabK gene encoding enoyl-[acyl-carrier-protein] reductase FabK, producing the protein MNTKQLLQLLDIDYPIIQGGMAWVATGELAAAVSEAGGLGMIGAGNAPVDVVEKEINKVKAKTDNPFGVNIMLLSPFVDEIVDLVIQKQVPVVTTGAGNPGKYMDKFKEAGIKVIPVVPSVALAKRMERQKVDAVIAEGTEAGGHIGELTTMALVPQIVNSINLPVIAAGGIGDGRGLVAALALGASGVQMGTRFVMCHECTAHDNYKQAIKKAKDRDTLVTARSTGHPVRTIKNKLTKKFTKMEQQGVPKEKIEELGAGMLSKAVNEGDVEEGSVMAGQISGLVSQEQSAREIIEEVMTEAKNLVDSFDSKNLER; encoded by the coding sequence ATGAATACTAAACAATTATTACAATTACTTGATATTGATTATCCTATAATTCAAGGTGGGATGGCTTGGGTTGCCACAGGTGAATTGGCTGCTGCTGTATCTGAAGCCGGTGGCCTAGGAATGATTGGAGCGGGTAATGCACCTGTAGATGTAGTAGAAAAAGAAATAAACAAGGTCAAAGCTAAAACAGATAATCCCTTTGGAGTTAATATTATGTTACTTTCCCCCTTTGTTGATGAGATTGTGGATTTAGTTATTCAAAAACAAGTTCCCGTAGTGACTACTGGAGCAGGAAACCCTGGAAAATATATGGACAAATTTAAAGAGGCAGGTATTAAAGTAATTCCCGTAGTCCCATCAGTTGCTTTAGCCAAAAGAATGGAAAGACAAAAAGTCGATGCTGTAATTGCCGAAGGTACTGAAGCAGGTGGTCACATAGGTGAATTAACTACCATGGCCTTGGTGCCACAAATTGTAAATTCTATAAACTTACCGGTAATTGCGGCAGGAGGTATTGGCGATGGCCGTGGATTAGTTGCAGCTTTAGCTTTAGGAGCTTCAGGAGTGCAAATGGGAACCAGATTTGTTATGTGTCATGAGTGCACTGCTCATGATAATTATAAACAAGCTATCAAGAAAGCAAAAGATAGGGATACCTTGGTTACAGCTCGTTCCACGGGACATCCTGTACGTACTATTAAAAATAAGTTAACCAAAAAGTTTACTAAAATGGAACAACAGGGAGTTCCCAAAGAGAAAATTGAAGAATTAGGTGCAGGTATGCTGTCAAAAGCTGTTAATGAAGGTGATGTTGAGGAAGGCTCAGTTATGGCAGGACAAATTTCTGGTTTGGTAAGCCAGGAACAGAGTGCCAGGGAGATTATCGAAGAAGTTATGACTGAAGCTAAAAATTTAGTGGACAGTTTTGATTCAAAGAATTTGGAAAGGTGA
- the rnc gene encoding ribonuclease III, producing MGKECRDIVELKEKLGIYVDDKLLLQAVTHTSYAHEQKDVVDHNERLEFLGDAVLELAISETLYKKYPELPEGELTKLRAELVCELSLVKIAEKLDLGKYLRLGKGEDSTGGRDRRSTLADTVEALIGAVYLQTNYDQTKQLILDLFKDQLSHIDNQRIGDYKTMIQELVQDRYGDPPKYQIVKESGPDHDKSFVAEVQINNEVVGRGSGKSKKEAEQNAAHFAFQKLSK from the coding sequence ATGGGTAAGGAATGCCGCGATATTGTTGAACTAAAAGAAAAGTTAGGTATTTATGTGGATGATAAGTTACTACTACAAGCAGTGACTCATACTTCCTATGCCCATGAACAAAAAGATGTTGTTGATCACAATGAAAGGCTTGAGTTTTTAGGAGATGCTGTTTTAGAACTGGCAATCAGCGAAACATTATATAAAAAATACCCTGAGCTACCTGAGGGTGAGCTTACCAAATTAAGAGCAGAGTTAGTGTGCGAATTATCTTTAGTTAAAATTGCAGAAAAATTAGATCTGGGAAAATATTTAAGGTTAGGCAAAGGCGAGGATAGTACTGGAGGAAGAGACCGGCGTTCTACCCTGGCAGATACAGTTGAAGCTTTAATTGGAGCTGTTTACTTACAAACAAATTACGATCAAACGAAACAACTGATTCTTGACTTATTTAAAGATCAATTAAGTCATATTGATAATCAACGGATTGGTGATTATAAAACTATGATACAAGAATTAGTACAGGATAGATATGGTGATCCACCTAAATATCAAATTGTTAAAGAATCGGGTCCAGATCATGACAAGAGTTTTGTTGCTGAAGTCCAAATTAACAATGAAGTCGTGGGTAGAGGCAGTGGTAAAAGCAAAAAAGAGGCAGAACAGAATGCGGCTCATTTTGCTTTTCAAAAATTAAGTAAATAA
- a CDS encoding stage V sporulation protein S: MEVLKVSAQSEPKAVAGALSAVVREHGAAEIQSVGAGAVNQAVKAIAIARGFVSPNGIDLVCIPAFTEIEIDGEERTAIKFYLESR; encoded by the coding sequence ATGGAAGTACTAAAAGTTTCTGCTCAATCAGAACCAAAGGCTGTTGCAGGTGCACTGTCGGCTGTAGTGAGAGAACATGGCGCTGCTGAGATTCAGTCAGTAGGAGCAGGTGCCGTTAATCAGGCAGTAAAAGCGATTGCTATTGCGAGAGGGTTTGTATCTCCTAATGGGATTGATTTGGTATGTATCCCGGCTTTTACTGAAATTGAGATTGATGGTGAAGAAAGAACAGCCATTAAATTTTATCTTGAATCTCGCTAA
- the fabG gene encoding 3-oxoacyl-[acyl-carrier-protein] reductase has product MSKIAVITGGSRGIGRSVTLNLAKAGYDVLINYSSNSSACQEVKKEVEAIGQRAECYQAAVENYQDVEAMGNYAMEKYGNINVLVNNAGITQDKLFLRMKEQDFEKVIDVNLKGVYNCSKVFSKPMIKNRSGTIINMASIAGIIGNAGQANYSASKAGVIGLTKTLARELAPRGVRVNAVAPGFIDTEMTENLSEQVKEELLNQIPMKRYGCPEEVAETVLFLTEQATYLTGQVINVDGGMVM; this is encoded by the coding sequence ATGAGTAAAATTGCTGTTATTACTGGCGGTTCTAGGGGTATAGGTAGAAGTGTTACACTAAACTTAGCAAAAGCTGGGTATGATGTTTTAATTAATTATTCTTCTAACTCCAGTGCTTGCCAAGAAGTTAAAAAGGAAGTTGAAGCTATTGGACAACGGGCCGAATGTTATCAGGCCGCTGTAGAGAATTATCAAGATGTTGAAGCAATGGGTAATTATGCTATGGAAAAATACGGAAATATAAATGTATTGGTCAATAATGCAGGGATTACTCAAGATAAACTTTTTCTGAGAATGAAAGAACAAGATTTTGAAAAAGTGATTGATGTGAATCTTAAAGGTGTTTATAATTGTAGTAAAGTGTTTTCAAAACCTATGATCAAAAATAGATCAGGTACAATAATTAATATGGCATCTATTGCTGGGATCATAGGAAATGCAGGCCAAGCAAATTATTCAGCCAGTAAAGCTGGTGTCATAGGTTTAACGAAAACTTTAGCACGTGAATTAGCACCAAGGGGAGTTAGAGTTAATGCTGTCGCTCCTGGCTTTATAGATACAGAGATGACTGAGAACCTATCGGAACAAGTAAAAGAGGAGTTATTAAATCAAATACCTATGAAGAGATATGGTTGCCCTGAAGAAGTGGCTGAAACTGTACTATTTTTAACTGAACAGGCTACATATTTGACTGGACAAGTGATTAATGTAGATGGTGGTATGGTGATGTGA
- the rpmF gene encoding 50S ribosomal protein L32, producing the protein MAVPKKRTSKTRTNRRRAQKKARAPQFVECPQCREKKLPHRICQSCGHYKGEEIIEV; encoded by the coding sequence ATGGCAGTACCAAAGAAAAGGACTTCAAAAACTCGAACAAATCGTAGAAGAGCTCAAAAGAAAGCGAGAGCACCACAGTTTGTTGAGTGCCCTCAATGTAGAGAAAAGAAATTACCGCACAGAATTTGTCAAAGTTGTGGGCATTACAAAGGTGAAGAAATTATAGAAGTATAA
- the acpP gene encoding acyl carrier protein translates to MATFDKVKDIVVDQLGVDEDQVTMEANFTEDLEADSLDIVELIMAMEEEFDMEISDEEAEKMSTVGDVVNYIEQNQ, encoded by the coding sequence GTGGCTACCTTTGATAAAGTGAAAGACATTGTTGTGGATCAGCTGGGAGTAGATGAAGATCAAGTGACTATGGAAGCTAATTTCACTGAAGACTTAGAAGCTGATTCTTTAGACATTGTGGAATTAATTATGGCTATGGAAGAAGAGTTTGACATGGAAATCTCAGATGAGGAAGCTGAGAAAATGAGCACTGTTGGTGATGTTGTTAATTATATTGAACAGAATCAGTAA